The window gactgtactcgcattgctataagggctcagagtgaaaatgaatttgcttatgtgaaccgaaaaaatgtgcattcactcaatgtacaaattatttgtacctcggacatgatcttgacgaatgtagtggcacgatggcctggttcaacacatgactcattcatcctgacgcacagtagtgtagggagcaggctgcaggcaggtgCCGcgcgtgatggctggctcctgggtaagtacataaacaccattgtatagattctacccattaaagcctgatgtataattactcttctgttgtaccttgcaggtgacagtggctaccccctaaagcgctggctcctcacccccttcaccaacccgcagagcgcagaggaggtgcgcttcaatgtggcacactctcgCGCGCGCTCCgtcgtggagagagccatcggtctcctcaaagctcggtggaggtgtttggatgcctcggggggcagactgctttatcaccctacaaaggtgtgtaaaataataatggcttgtggagttctgcgcaatgtggcactggggaatgctgttcccctcccgcatgtcctccctcccccacaccacgaggacccggatccacaaccacctccccgacatgaggaatttcagcagggagcaaggctccGTGAAGGTGTCATGCGGCGTTTTAAATAGGACTgcaagtatgtttcattttttaacaagatctttaatggagctggcaatgtcagacatgacctcacacatgttgctcatcactgtgcgtatttgctggagctcgtcacggacttcattaatggcactgatggtgtccctttgtgtttgaaggacagcgtctgtcaggaTCCGACCACTTCTAGGTGCGCCATACGGTCGGGACgcactggtgctggggacagccaggccttcagccacggtgCCAGGACACGCCGTGCCCGGAACCTCCGCGTCACCCACCGCTTCCAATTCCACAAtgactggggacacaaagaagtcaactaccttttcacaagtcttaaaatatttactttaataaacagataaaactgtactttaccagtctcctctgtggtctctgccaaatcggtgtctccttccttctctgacactatacacgctggccgtaccaaggatcgaggctatctgggtgtccagcggtgtgggctcgggtgcgcccttgcccccaccagtagcagatgcgcttcgacggtgccatgccactttcttcttggcctccaccttcaaatccgaccacttctttttaatttctgccacagatcgctctgtggcactgtaactgttcactgcggtgacgacgtgctgccactcatttctttttattttattcgtgacgccactactgtgaccaaaacaaaacatcttttctGGCCatcacctcacccacaagcacctcgatttcaccCTCCGTaaaatttatttttcttttttctgccatgatcgtacgtaaaatgccattgatcagcaggcatatttatatgcaaagacattcatgaggtactttgcattgaccattcatggtaaaatgtaggtgtgtcgggggcgggatgtgaggtgaatccacctgcgcaatcttccaggtggagtgtgatttataaagggaaaattgcgtgcaggtgtgagtacgcacggttttataaatccgaatatttttttTGACGTacgccatttccagcttttgggcgtatgcacacttttagtatggattccacGCCATGTTTTATAAACGAGGCCCCTGGTTCTTATGGCTTGGCTCTCTTAAAAGAGCTAGCTCTTTcggctcccaagtggctcctcagaattttgttgcttaaattaatttattaccaaaaATGATGTTAAATTATGTGTGAAATTGattactaatgtacaaaacCTACATTATATCACAAGTTTATTATTTATATGGCAAACAAAGACGGGCATGGCCAGACATGTGAGGTCAGTTCAGTATAGAGATGGTGAGTTGCAGAGTGCACATCTCCAATTTGCAGCATGCAAAAATGACGATTTTCAGTGAGCCAACCTATACAAGCTGACTGCCACCTACACTTGCCAGTGAATGACCAGGAGATGGCCAGTGGTTGTGTTTTACAACATCCTTGATGCCTCGGCATGTAATGCATTTGTGTTGTGGACCCACATCCACCAAGAATGGAActccacaaaaaacaagcagagaatGTTTCTTGAGGAGCTGGGAAATTCCCTTGTCACACATTGAGCGAAGGGAACGGGTGCCCCGAGACCCAGATGCTGCAGCCTtgatcagacagctgcagagctctccTAGCACTCCGTCCACTCCATCAGGAACACAAAGAGCATCCGCTCCAGCATCCTCCTCAGCCAGCCCTGCCTCAATATCAACCAGCCCAGCCTCAACCACAACCCCACTCAGGCCACCTGATTATAAGAGAAAGAGTTGTCAGGTCGGCCCAAGCAGtaaagacagaaatacaaacatATTGTGCTTCAGCTGCAAGAAATATCTCTGCAAAGAACACACTGAAAGTGTCACTTTTTGCCCCACATGtatctaaacacacacacacacacacacacacacacacacacacacacacacacacacacacacacacacacacacacacacacatacacatatgatTCTCTTGAggttcattttaaaaatttTTAAAATTGAAATCGAGGGGTatactgacaaaaaaaaggcCCAGAGCCCCAtaacaaaaatattaaaaccaaTATTTTCATGGATAAGGAAGCCTAACAAGGTAACCaagagatgaaaaacaaattgGATGATAGATaattgtttttggtttattttacaGCTGATTTAAGACACGGGTCTAAACCGACCCGTTAACACAAGAGATGGTAACAAAAAGCTGACACAAGGAAGGTTAAGAAGGTCTCTGACCAAAAAGCTTGcttattaaatgtttttttctttgcatagATTTGAGTGTGCAgatgctgttttcattcagttcgATAGCTTGTTGATCCAGCACCTCAGATAAGTCTGATACTAGGagagtgatgtgttttttttctgtatttttgatTTCCTTGGATAcaattgaaatgttttaatccaCAGCAGTTGAAGATGGGAGGATTTTATAATGCTGATGACACTGTCCTGCTTCCATGTGTGCATTAAACACCGCATCCTGACACATAGGAGCGCAGGTCACGGTTCTGGCAGTGACGACGCCAGGCCACCCTGAAACCAGATAGTAGGACTTCTAagtgctttaaaaataaaatcttcacCAACAGATAGCATGATCTCAGTCATTTCTTCACATGTGAAGGTTTGTGTAGGCAATACAATCTTACCATGCTCCAATGCCGCTGGGATCCCTAACGACACGTTTGGCACAACTGATtgccactgtgacatcatctaTCAGAAGCtctgtgaaaaagaaagaaaatctggaTTTGAATGTTAGTTTACATTAATTGACATTAATGGAATGGCATGTACAACATtataagtaaaataaaaaaacaaaaacaaccctCTCAAAGGCTCAGTTCTGATCATATCACCTGGTACCTATCTGGCTTTATAGCTGCTAAACACACTATGTTCCCATCTAATCACTAACTTTGTatgcctgctgtttggtgggagcaggttttttttgttgttgttgaaaacaACATTGAGAATGAGGAGATTTAAGCATACTATCAGAGACACATTTACATAATACAGAGTCGTTTGATTCACTGTTAATACTAGAAAGTGCTAGTATTGATTTATTGGTGGTAGAGCAGGACATAATGGGATGTGTGAATAGAACTTGCACAACAACATAGGAAGTAAGGAAATAGGAGGAAAATGCTCCTGTGTAGATAAAGTCTTGCTTGTGCGTGGTGGTTCATCACTGACCACTGCACTTGATGTTGCATGCATTTGATGAAGGAGTGAGGCCGTCGTCACACCACCAGTGGCTGTTGATCTGGAAGATGCCGTAGTCAGTGGATCCATCAGTGTTGTGGTTGATGGCGCTGGTGTTGTAGCTCGACTCCCACTTGGACAGACAAACccctgcagagaaaaagagaacagACTGATACATAGACCACCTGAAAGATCAACTTCAGTTATTAAGCCCACATGGTAACAGTAAGCCATCTCCATGCCTCATCTACTAATCAAGACTGGTAGATGTGGTTGAATGCTCTAGAAAAGGATAGTAGCTTAGGACCttgaaattattaattattttaatgaCCATTTAAGAGCAATTAACACACtacttttaaaattaaaaactacCTTGACTCATGTAAGCTATCAGCCTCAGTTTTCTCGTTGCCTCTTTGGTGTAACTCTGCATGCACTATTTCGCCATCAACGTCTACTCTATCATAGTAATGAAATGCAGACACGGTCTGTCTTAAGAGTGTGCACAAGAGTGTGAAGTGCCAGTAGTCCTCATGTTCTAGCATTTTTTGTGTAGCAGCTTTCAAACAACACCACCAAGTAGGACACAATGCTCATAGCCCATGACACAGCCATGTATGATATTAACGCCTGgcaacagagacagcactgagGGCCCTTAATGCCCATTACAGGTGTGGACATCTCCAGTGCACTTTCAGCAAACTTCATGGTTTGAAagtcatattttgttttgaaaagataAAATCTTGTCTGCTCTTGTCCCTTTTCTACCATGACTGGTTTGGCAAGGGATTCACTGACTAGTACCAAAGGAAAAACTtgagttttgtatttttcatgtccAACTGATCATTTAAAGACAAACGGTTGAAAGTTAACACATTCTTTGACAGAAGTCTTTGGAGGTGCAAGTGCAATACTATGTGCACAAATTTTGTCATTGCGTATTACGTTTCTGAGCTGGGCTTCCAGGGGCAGTGCAATAAAAAAGCTACCCACTCTCTGTATTTCTTCAAGCTGTGTTTGTCCCCACAATTTTTATATTTTGCAATTTTCTCATCAGACTGCATCACAATGGAGCACTGTTTACAAACTTAATGAAATTGAAAATGGTTTCTAATGTCACCAAAAGTGTTGTAGAAACTGTATTTTGATGTGGATGTTTTTGACTGAATGCAATGATTACCTTAAACTTGCCCTCAATAACTGTGATTATGTTTTCAACTTCAATGCCAACATCAGTAATTCATGCTGCTTCCTCCTTTGGTCAACATCACCTGGACTGATACATTGCTCAAGGCTCAGTCCCGTTGCTAGTGGGATGCACCCTCCTCAGCTTAATGTCTTGCTCCATTCCTTCCCTGGCTGCCTCTTCTTTTGCAGTAGGGATAGATTCAGCTGGATAGCCCTATTACAGAAGAACATCCCTATACTGCTAAGTACAGTCACACTTAAAAAATGGTGTGGCAGTGCACAGCAACCgaaaaaatgtaatgatttttGTTTGCTGGGCaatagcttttattttttaagagaTTGCTGAATCCAGGCttaattttcaattcaattcaattttatttgtatagcgccaaatcacaacagaagttgtctcaggacactttccatatagagctggtacagaccaagctcttaATCTTATCACTATCCCCCCGACCCTCTCTTTTCAATTCAAATACATTCTGATATGTTACAGGCAGGCAATTTAATACAAAGGAAGAATGACAGAGAAATGCCATGGATATGTTGACCTTTTTTAAGTCTACTTCGAAAGAGTATTCATATGAGTAGTGTTAAGCCTGCTGGGAGAATGGAGGCATGGTGACTGGGAGGACAGTGACTAATGATAACTGCCCTGTTCTTGAACTCATATGCCTCCTCCGTTCTGGATTACATCAATATGTGTTGACAACGTCACACTGTAAAATCCAATAGCTGTAGGTTATCAACAGTATGCACTTATGACTTGTATTTATGAAGTAACAATCACTTGCATGGTGAAAAACGCAAAATacttagggctctatttttgactccgccACCGGTGCGGCGCAGGCGCGGCACAGCCGCgacgcaaagt is drawn from Chaetodon trifascialis isolate fChaTrf1 chromosome 20, fChaTrf1.hap1, whole genome shotgun sequence and contains these coding sequences:
- the LOC139349220 gene encoding lysozyme C-like, with protein sequence MRSLVFLLLVALASAKVFQRCEWARTLKNNGMDGYHGYSLANWVCLSKWESSYNTSAINHNTDGSTDYGIFQINSHWWCDDGLTPSSNACNIKCSELLIDDVTVAISCAKRVVRDPSGIGAWVAWRRHCQNRDLRSYVSGCGV